A region from the Triticum urartu cultivar G1812 chromosome 1, Tu2.1, whole genome shotgun sequence genome encodes:
- the LOC125544607 gene encoding uncharacterized protein LOC125544607: protein MEVEAMSSALAGIQIHTSDGEGRRIRGRENAKATRPLSLKLVKNKALVKKNRIRRDENQPPTPTRDEAVAQDQENLRPPPTRDWPKGDFKEEDSITMYRRTWERRWADRFGSFDDQTSIGPMCYTSEPPTPEYLFREQTVQIFSIRVRTPTDGLKWPLHVHGYVATRDSMDHNRN from the exons ATGGAGGTCGAGGCGATGAGCAGTGCGCTCGCGGGGATCCAGATCCACACCAGTGACGGCGAGGGCCGTCGGATTCGTGGGAGGGAGAACGCCAAGGCGACGAGGCCGCTCAGCCTCAAACTGGTCAAGAACAAGGCCCTGGTGAAGAAGAACCGAATCCGTCGCGATGAGAATCAACCGCCGACCCCAACACGGGACGAGGCAGTGGCGCAGGACCAAGAAAATCTGCGGCCGCCTCCGACCCGAGACTGGCCAAAGGGGGACTTCAAGGAGGAGGACTCCATCACCATGTACCGTCGAACCTGGGAGAGAAGGTGGGCCGACCGTTTCGGCTCCTTCGACGACCAAA CGAGTATCGGTCCCATGTGCTACACATCTGAACCACCCACCCCGGAATACCTTTTCAGAGAACAGACTGTGCAGATCTTCTCCATCAGGGTCAGGACCCCAACAGATGGTCTCAAGTGGCCGCTGCATGTCCATGGCTATGTCGCCACCAGAGACTCAATGGATCATAATCGCAACTAA